One stretch of Burkholderia pyrrocinia DNA includes these proteins:
- a CDS encoding helix-turn-helix transcriptional regulator encodes MTYADGAPRVEWFSQADIAAAAAYSNEYQAIDRDVFTGIQIALGKTDLASADFAQCHARLRQIGFSTLGYGAYEMIGRRILCAHLLRDLAPATFMQPFIEGMLYESDPRFAQVRQSGFPVAWRLDEIEAAAQGSGDRKVLALAGHLRAHAMNSGVIFSLSAPRLDLRVAVNVTSETHGTEWIDDRVIGGALAVSLAVHRVALPFLEARIARMRGFALGDEQQQVLDRLVHGLSDQEIASALRTSLHKVGHHIRSLEKLFNVQNRAQLAYLAARRLQP; translated from the coding sequence ATGACATATGCTGACGGCGCACCACGCGTCGAATGGTTTTCACAGGCCGATATAGCGGCCGCTGCCGCTTATTCGAACGAATATCAGGCAATCGACCGCGACGTTTTTACCGGCATTCAAATTGCACTCGGTAAAACCGACCTTGCTTCGGCCGATTTCGCGCAATGCCATGCGCGATTGCGGCAAATCGGTTTCAGTACCCTCGGTTACGGCGCCTATGAAATGATCGGGCGGCGCATCCTGTGCGCGCATCTGCTGCGCGACCTCGCGCCGGCGACGTTCATGCAGCCGTTTATCGAAGGGATGCTGTACGAGAGCGACCCGCGGTTCGCGCAGGTGCGGCAGAGCGGCTTTCCGGTCGCGTGGCGGCTCGACGAGATCGAGGCGGCCGCGCAGGGCAGCGGCGACCGCAAGGTGCTGGCGCTCGCCGGCCATCTGCGCGCGCACGCGATGAACAGCGGCGTGATCTTCAGCCTGTCGGCGCCGCGCCTCGACCTGCGCGTCGCGGTGAACGTGACGTCCGAGACGCACGGCACCGAATGGATCGACGATCGCGTGATCGGCGGCGCGCTGGCCGTGAGCCTCGCCGTGCATCGTGTCGCGCTGCCGTTCCTCGAGGCGCGCATCGCGCGGATGCGCGGCTTCGCGCTCGGCGACGAGCAGCAGCAGGTGCTCGACCGTCTCGTGCACGGGCTGTCCGACCAGGAGATCGCGAGCGCGCTGCGCACGTCGCTGCACAAGGTCGGCCACCATATCCGTTCGCTCGAAAAACTCTTCAACGTGCAGAACCGCGCGCAGCTCGCGTACCTCGCCGCGCGGCGCCTTCAGCCCTGA
- the sctV gene encoding type III secretion system export apparatus subunit SctV: MAEPKALPRDWQRLFSAGRGVSGRRLRGASPRADLFIAAFIVAVVALFILPLPQAALDGMISLNLAVSVVLLTVSTYVPSAVSFSSFPALLLFTTLFRLALNIASCKLILLHANAGHVIDAFGRLVVGNNVVVGGVVFLVIAVVQFIVIAKGSERVAEVGARFSLDAMPGKQMSIDADLRAGIISADEARERREKLEQESQMHGAMDGAMKFVKGDAIAGLVIAFINIVAGIAVGTLMHGMDIGAALQRYAILTVGDGMASQIPSLLVSIAAGIVTTRVATRDARQRQLGEQLGEQLGAHPRALLIAALVLAGFLVVPGFPKWSFALIALGLGAVGFSQIKHKTTAPSFNLIQIAGRIGTADDGQPAKVSHAAGVTSLIAVSLSDDLRTSLNLAQLQAALSSAKARVDADIGTVFPRITLNDDEGAAAGTYRIYLQDVLAAHGALKPGWLLWDGVAPLPERAERQPAEAFGPFATALWIKHDGAAPDGKWLSSESALAAHVEQIVRQHADELLGIQETQALVHLVRREHPELVGELTRLVPLQRVTEVLRRLLAEQVPIRNLRVIFESLITWAPNEPDDVIALVELVRVDLRRMITDRHAGTTRQLRVVLFEQNLQERIESAVMRTKQGNFLALSSAIKQDIGEQVRAIVQAAQAAGPGGYGNAQGAARLAVMVALGARRYVKTILQPVLPELAVLSYQEVEEDVQLHTIGWVKNPPDDGSVGAGADVRVPGAVQ; encoded by the coding sequence ATGGCAGAACCGAAGGCGCTCCCCCGCGACTGGCAGCGGTTGTTTTCCGCTGGCCGCGGCGTGTCCGGACGGCGTCTCCGGGGCGCATCGCCGCGCGCCGACCTGTTCATCGCCGCGTTCATCGTCGCGGTCGTCGCGCTGTTCATCCTGCCGCTGCCGCAGGCCGCGCTCGACGGGATGATCTCGCTGAATCTCGCCGTGAGCGTGGTGCTGCTGACGGTATCGACCTACGTGCCGTCGGCGGTCAGCTTCTCGTCGTTTCCCGCGCTGCTGCTGTTTACGACGCTGTTCCGGCTCGCGCTGAACATCGCGTCGTGCAAGCTGATCCTGCTGCATGCGAACGCCGGCCACGTGATCGACGCGTTCGGGCGGCTCGTCGTCGGCAACAACGTGGTGGTGGGCGGCGTGGTGTTCCTCGTGATCGCCGTCGTGCAGTTCATCGTGATCGCGAAAGGGTCGGAGCGGGTGGCCGAAGTCGGCGCGCGCTTCTCGCTCGACGCGATGCCGGGCAAGCAGATGAGCATCGACGCGGACCTGCGCGCGGGCATCATCAGCGCCGACGAAGCGCGCGAGCGCCGCGAGAAGCTCGAGCAGGAATCGCAGATGCACGGCGCGATGGATGGCGCGATGAAGTTCGTGAAGGGCGACGCGATCGCGGGCCTCGTGATCGCGTTCATCAACATCGTCGCGGGGATCGCGGTCGGCACACTGATGCACGGGATGGATATCGGCGCGGCGCTGCAACGCTACGCGATCCTGACGGTCGGCGACGGCATGGCGTCGCAGATTCCGTCGCTGCTCGTGTCGATCGCGGCCGGCATCGTGACGACGCGCGTCGCGACCCGCGATGCGCGGCAGCGCCAGCTCGGCGAACAGCTCGGCGAGCAACTGGGCGCGCATCCGCGTGCGCTGCTGATCGCGGCGCTGGTGCTGGCCGGTTTTCTCGTCGTGCCCGGCTTTCCGAAATGGTCGTTCGCGCTGATCGCGCTCGGCCTCGGTGCGGTCGGGTTCTCGCAGATCAAGCACAAGACGACCGCGCCGAGCTTCAACCTGATTCAGATCGCGGGGCGCATCGGCACGGCCGACGACGGCCAGCCCGCGAAGGTGTCGCACGCAGCGGGCGTCACGTCGCTGATCGCGGTATCGCTGTCCGACGACCTGCGCACGAGCCTGAACCTCGCGCAACTGCAGGCCGCGCTGTCGAGCGCGAAGGCGCGCGTCGACGCGGATATCGGCACGGTGTTCCCGCGCATCACGCTGAACGACGACGAAGGTGCGGCGGCCGGCACGTACCGGATCTACCTGCAGGACGTGCTCGCCGCGCACGGCGCGCTGAAGCCGGGCTGGCTGCTGTGGGACGGTGTCGCGCCGCTGCCCGAACGCGCGGAGCGCCAGCCGGCCGAGGCGTTCGGCCCGTTCGCGACCGCGTTGTGGATCAAGCACGACGGCGCCGCGCCGGACGGCAAGTGGCTGTCGAGCGAAAGCGCGCTCGCCGCGCACGTCGAGCAGATCGTGCGCCAGCATGCGGACGAACTGCTGGGGATTCAGGAGACGCAGGCGCTCGTGCATCTCGTGCGCCGCGAACACCCCGAGCTCGTGGGCGAGCTGACGCGGCTCGTGCCGCTGCAGCGCGTGACCGAAGTGCTGCGCCGGCTGCTCGCCGAACAGGTACCGATCCGCAACCTGCGCGTGATTTTCGAGAGCCTGATCACGTGGGCGCCGAACGAACCCGACGACGTGATCGCGCTGGTCGAACTCGTGCGCGTCGACCTGCGCCGGATGATCACCGACCGCCATGCGGGCACGACGCGCCAGCTGCGGGTCGTGCTGTTCGAGCAGAACCTGCAGGAGCGGATCGAGAGCGCGGTGATGCGCACGAAGCAGGGCAATTTCCTCGCGCTGTCGAGCGCGATCAAGCAGGACATCGGCGAACAGGTACGCGCGATCGTGCAGGCCGCGCAGGCGGCCGGCCCCGGCGGCTACGGCAACGCGCAGGGCGCGGCGCGGCTCGCGGTGATGGTCGCGCTCGGCGCGCGCCGCTATGTGAAGACGATCCTGCAGCCGGTGCTGCCCGAACTGGCGGTGCTGTCGTACCAGGAGGTCGAGGAGGACGTGCAGCTGCACACGATCGGCTGGGTGAAGAACCCGCCGGACGACGGCTCGGTCGGCGCGGGCGCCGACGTGCGCGTGCCGGGAGCCGTGCAATGA
- the sctS gene encoding type III secretion system export apparatus subunit SctS: MTSSTILDLTRQALMLVLLLSLPIVLIATVTGLVVAILQAVTQVQDANIGIAVRLIAVMVALVLLSGWLGGEVLRFAQQALERMFVSSTGVL, encoded by the coding sequence ATGACGAGCTCGACGATCCTCGACCTGACGCGCCAGGCGCTGATGCTCGTGCTGCTGCTGTCGCTGCCGATCGTGCTGATCGCCACCGTCACGGGCCTCGTCGTCGCGATCCTGCAGGCCGTCACGCAGGTGCAGGACGCCAACATCGGCATCGCGGTGCGATTGATCGCCGTGATGGTCGCACTCGTGCTGCTGTCGGGCTGGCTCGGCGGCGAAGTGCTGCGCTTCGCGCAGCAGGCGCTGGAACGCATGTTCGTTTCTTCCACAGGAGTCCTTTGA